In one Pseudarthrobacter sp. NBSH8 genomic region, the following are encoded:
- a CDS encoding ABC transporter substrate-binding protein/permease: protein MKNRFPRSGWAATTAALLAALLGLAAPAAQAETTPATPSAGKMADLRSGKTTLKVGTDASFPPFEFTDANGTKIGFDIDVVRDLAAKSGIRNVEFVQMPFGNIVPALQANQIDVGASAIYISPERAKVVDFSEIYYPGGLGMFVSTSNDTVKTLADLAGKKVAVQVGTKSVEWLRQNQPQAELVQVQTNDQMFSSVKLGQADAVVTGQPGGRYFIHEQGGLKQVGDRLTNENYGFAFQKSDSDIREAFNTALKGMQDSGDFTKASSKWFGDESSTATGPTKERGIFNVSSITNSWGPLMQGLGTTLQIIALSLALSLLFGMLGGFAKLSHIRPISWIGKVYVSVVRGTPFIVQLFFIYFGLPQLGIQLSPMVAGILALGLYSGSYVTEIVRGAIQSVDKGQMEAARSCGMSSASALRHVIIPQAFLRMLPPLGNEFVSLTKNSALVSFVTISELFLVGQTIISRTFDALTVYVFIGLVYYVLTNIIGLAANAIEKKMAVYI, encoded by the coding sequence ATGAAGAACCGATTCCCGCGATCCGGATGGGCTGCCACGACGGCCGCCCTTCTGGCCGCGCTCCTCGGGCTGGCCGCACCGGCAGCCCAGGCCGAGACCACCCCGGCAACCCCGTCCGCCGGCAAGATGGCAGACCTGCGCTCGGGCAAGACCACCCTTAAGGTCGGCACCGACGCCTCCTTCCCGCCGTTCGAATTCACCGATGCCAACGGCACCAAGATCGGCTTCGACATCGATGTTGTGCGGGACCTCGCCGCCAAGTCCGGCATCAGGAACGTCGAGTTTGTGCAGATGCCGTTCGGCAACATCGTCCCGGCGCTGCAGGCAAACCAGATCGATGTCGGCGCTTCCGCCATCTACATCAGCCCCGAACGCGCCAAGGTGGTGGACTTCTCCGAGATCTACTACCCCGGCGGCCTGGGCATGTTCGTGTCCACGTCCAACGACACCGTCAAGACGCTCGCGGACCTCGCCGGCAAGAAGGTTGCCGTGCAGGTAGGCACCAAGTCCGTGGAGTGGCTGCGCCAGAACCAGCCGCAGGCCGAACTGGTCCAGGTCCAGACCAACGACCAGATGTTTTCCTCGGTCAAACTCGGCCAGGCCGACGCCGTGGTCACCGGGCAACCCGGCGGCCGATACTTCATCCACGAGCAGGGCGGCCTTAAGCAGGTCGGTGACCGCCTGACGAATGAAAACTACGGTTTCGCGTTCCAGAAAAGCGACTCGGACATCCGCGAGGCCTTTAACACGGCGCTGAAGGGCATGCAGGACTCGGGCGACTTCACCAAGGCCTCTTCCAAGTGGTTCGGCGACGAATCCAGCACCGCCACCGGGCCCACCAAGGAACGCGGCATCTTTAACGTCTCCTCGATCACCAATTCCTGGGGCCCGCTGATGCAGGGCCTGGGAACCACACTGCAGATCATCGCCCTCTCACTGGCCCTGAGCCTGCTGTTCGGCATGCTGGGCGGCTTCGCCAAGCTCTCGCATATACGGCCTATCAGCTGGATCGGCAAGGTCTACGTCTCAGTGGTCCGCGGCACCCCGTTCATCGTCCAGCTGTTCTTCATCTACTTCGGCCTGCCGCAGCTGGGCATCCAGCTCTCGCCGATGGTGGCCGGCATCCTGGCCCTGGGCCTCTACAGCGGCTCCTACGTCACGGAAATCGTCCGCGGCGCTATCCAGTCCGTGGACAAGGGCCAGATGGAAGCAGCCCGGTCCTGCGGCATGAGTTCAGCCTCCGCCCTGCGCCACGTGATCATCCCGCAGGCCTTCCTGAGAATGCTCCCGCCGCTCGGGAACGAGTTCGTCTCCCTGACCAAGAACTCCGCGCTGGTGTCCTTCGTGACCATCAGCGAACTGTTCCTGGTGGGTCAGACCATTATTTCCCGCACCTTCGATGCACTGACCGTGTACGTCTTCATCGGCTTGGTGTACTACGTCCTCACAAACATCATCGGCCTGGCCGCAAACGCAATCGAAAAGAAGATGGCGGTTTACATCTAA
- a CDS encoding amino acid ABC transporter ATP-binding protein: protein MALLETKDITKSYGDHHVLKGIDFTIEPGEVVAVIGPSGGGKSTFLRCLNLLETPTSGHVVFDGEDLLAPKVDLDRLRSRMGMVFQQFNLFPNMTALKNVMLPQMDVLKISKKDAEARSMELLEKVNMTHRAHVYPNRLSGGQKQRIAIARAVAMNPKVMLFDEPTSALDPEVVHDVLDVMAGLAADGMTMVVVTHEMGFARKVADRVVFIDGGKIAADLPPEEFFSESNTNPRIRSFLEKVL from the coding sequence ATGGCACTCCTGGAAACGAAAGACATCACCAAGTCCTACGGTGACCACCACGTCCTCAAAGGCATCGACTTCACCATCGAGCCCGGCGAAGTTGTCGCCGTCATCGGCCCCAGCGGCGGCGGCAAGTCCACCTTCCTGCGCTGCCTGAACCTACTCGAGACGCCCACGTCCGGACACGTTGTATTCGACGGCGAGGACCTCCTGGCGCCCAAGGTGGATCTGGACCGCCTGCGCTCCCGCATGGGCATGGTGTTCCAGCAGTTCAACCTGTTCCCCAACATGACAGCCCTGAAGAACGTCATGCTTCCGCAGATGGATGTCCTGAAGATCAGCAAAAAGGACGCGGAAGCACGCTCCATGGAACTCCTCGAAAAGGTCAACATGACCCACCGGGCGCACGTCTACCCGAACCGGCTCTCCGGCGGCCAGAAGCAACGCATCGCCATCGCCCGCGCCGTCGCCATGAATCCCAAGGTGATGCTCTTCGACGAGCCCACCAGCGCCCTGGACCCCGAAGTGGTCCATGACGTCCTGGATGTCATGGCCGGCCTCGCCGCCGACGGCATGACCATGGTGGTGGTCACCCACGAAATGGGCTTTGCCCGCAAAGTGGCGGACCGTGTGGTGTTCATCGATGGCGGCAAGATCGCCGCCGACCTCCCGCCGGAAGAGTTCTTCTCCGAAAGCAACACCAACCCGCGTATCCGGTCATTCCTGGAGAAGGTTCTGTAA
- a CDS encoding carbonic anhydrase — MLVGSGLGLLALITGCGKSAAVAPVPSPSTPAAPHAWSYDGAEGPGQWGALGSDFGSCSSGTAQSPIDVGGASGLTPAPLTLAYSASEGELTDNGHTTELRALTAQGITVGGKQYAFKQMHFHAPSEHTLEGVQYETEFHFVHQADDGGLAVVGILATVGATNAAWAPFTDGVPAAADGQKVAAGVVDFPALFPASLDHFAYDGSLTTPPCSEGVRWLLLETPVELGAGQLAALRAAHAGNNRPVQQLNGRDVVVVDQ; from the coding sequence TTGCTAGTTGGATCCGGCCTGGGGCTGCTGGCACTGATCACCGGCTGCGGCAAGTCCGCCGCCGTGGCCCCTGTTCCCTCGCCGTCCACCCCCGCAGCGCCCCACGCCTGGTCCTACGACGGCGCCGAAGGCCCCGGGCAGTGGGGCGCGTTGGGCTCCGATTTCGGCTCCTGCTCTTCCGGCACCGCCCAGTCCCCCATCGACGTCGGCGGTGCTTCCGGCCTTACCCCGGCGCCGCTCACGCTGGCCTATTCGGCTTCCGAAGGCGAGCTGACCGACAATGGCCACACCACCGAGCTGCGCGCCCTCACGGCCCAGGGCATCACGGTGGGCGGCAAGCAGTATGCCTTCAAGCAGATGCACTTCCACGCGCCGTCCGAGCACACGCTGGAGGGCGTCCAGTACGAGACCGAGTTCCATTTCGTCCACCAGGCCGACGACGGCGGGCTTGCCGTTGTCGGGATCCTCGCCACTGTTGGGGCTACCAATGCGGCGTGGGCGCCGTTCACGGACGGTGTGCCCGCCGCAGCCGATGGGCAGAAGGTGGCGGCCGGCGTCGTGGACTTCCCGGCACTGTTCCCGGCGTCACTGGACCATTTCGCGTATGACGGCAGCCTGACCACTCCGCCCTGCTCGGAAGGCGTGCGCTGGCTGCTCCTCGAGACCCCCGTCGAACTGGGAGCCGGGCAGCTTGCCGCACTGCGCGCCGCGCACGCGGGCAACAATCGGCCGGTCCAGCAGCTCAACGGCAGGGACGTGGTTGTGGTCGATCAGTAG
- a CDS encoding threonine/serine dehydratase, whose amino-acid sequence MITRTDIDEAAARIAGRVRVTPVLAADRGQFPGEVWFKCEFMQHTGTFKARGALNRVLACRERGELKDDVGIVVASGGNAGLANAYAAAEAGVPATVFLPENAPAVKVKKLWAIGANVVQGGAEYSEAYNAAMAYAAETGAVYCHAYDQPEIAAGAGTIGTELLEQLGHVDTVVVAVGGGGLMAGVAAAVEGLAKVVGVESESTPTLHAALAAGAPVDVAVSGIAADSLGARQIGRIGFEVAVRTGVRAVLVSDAEIVAARSLLWEQNRIIVEHGAATAFAALHSGAYVPADGERVAVILCGANTDPATV is encoded by the coding sequence ATGATCACACGCACCGACATCGACGAGGCCGCTGCCCGGATTGCCGGGAGGGTCCGCGTCACGCCCGTGCTGGCGGCAGACCGCGGCCAGTTCCCCGGCGAGGTGTGGTTCAAGTGCGAGTTTATGCAGCACACCGGCACGTTCAAGGCCCGGGGCGCGCTCAACCGTGTTCTTGCCTGCCGGGAGCGCGGCGAGCTGAAGGACGACGTAGGCATTGTGGTGGCCTCCGGCGGCAACGCCGGCCTCGCCAACGCCTACGCCGCCGCGGAAGCCGGGGTCCCGGCCACCGTATTCCTGCCCGAGAACGCCCCGGCTGTGAAGGTCAAGAAGCTCTGGGCCATCGGCGCCAACGTGGTCCAGGGCGGGGCCGAATACTCCGAGGCGTACAACGCCGCGATGGCCTACGCAGCCGAGACCGGCGCGGTCTACTGCCATGCCTACGACCAGCCCGAGATCGCTGCCGGCGCCGGCACTATCGGAACCGAGCTGCTGGAGCAGCTGGGCCACGTGGACACAGTGGTGGTGGCCGTGGGCGGTGGCGGGCTCATGGCGGGTGTCGCGGCCGCCGTGGAGGGCCTGGCCAAAGTGGTGGGCGTCGAGTCCGAATCCACGCCCACCCTCCATGCCGCGCTCGCGGCCGGGGCACCCGTGGACGTCGCCGTCTCCGGGATCGCCGCTGACTCCCTGGGTGCCCGGCAGATCGGCCGGATCGGCTTCGAAGTGGCCGTCCGTACCGGCGTCCGCGCCGTGCTGGTCTCCGACGCGGAAATCGTTGCCGCCCGCTCGCTGCTGTGGGAGCAGAACCGCATCATCGTGGAGCACGGCGCGGCCACGGCCTTCGCCGCCCTGCACTCCGGCGCCTACGTCCCGGCGGACGGGGAACGTGTTGCCGTGATCCTCTGCGGGGCCAACACGGATCCCGCCACGGTCTGA
- a CDS encoding CsbD family protein: protein MGLGDKIHNAAERLHGKGTKATGEVSGNDRMRAEGKARAVRADLKQAGEKIRHAFKRH from the coding sequence ATGGGTTTGGGTGACAAGATCCACAACGCCGCGGAGAGGCTGCACGGCAAGGGAACAAAGGCCACCGGTGAGGTCAGCGGCAACGACCGCATGAGGGCCGAAGGCAAGGCACGCGCAGTTCGGGCCGACCTCAAACAAGCCGGCGAAAAAATCAGGCACGCGTTCAAGCGGCACTGA
- a CDS encoding hydroxypyruvate isomerase family protein has product MTYTVNCSILLTELPLLERPAAAKAAGFDAVEFWWPFEASVPTDAQVTGFENAIKDAGVQLTGLNFNAGNMPGGDRGLVSWPVRSTEFLDNIDVVAGIGERLGCKAFNALYGNRIDGESAEKQDAIGAENLAAAAAGVAGIGGTVLLEPVSGAPKYPLLTAEDALKVIARVKAESGAENIKLLADFYHLAVNGDDVAAVIEKHAKDFGHIQIADNPGRGAPGTGELPLGEWIARSRELGYDGYIGLEYKEPAETAFAWAIRQRVAR; this is encoded by the coding sequence ATGACGTACACAGTGAACTGCTCCATCCTCTTGACGGAGCTTCCCCTGCTCGAACGCCCCGCAGCCGCAAAGGCTGCCGGCTTTGACGCCGTCGAGTTCTGGTGGCCCTTCGAGGCCTCCGTCCCCACGGACGCCCAGGTCACCGGGTTTGAAAACGCCATCAAGGATGCAGGCGTCCAGCTCACGGGCCTGAACTTCAACGCCGGCAACATGCCCGGCGGCGACCGCGGCCTGGTTTCCTGGCCCGTCCGCTCCACCGAATTCCTGGACAACATCGACGTCGTCGCCGGCATCGGCGAGCGCCTCGGCTGCAAGGCCTTCAACGCCCTCTATGGCAACCGCATCGACGGCGAATCGGCCGAGAAGCAGGACGCCATCGGCGCCGAGAACCTCGCCGCCGCAGCTGCCGGCGTCGCGGGCATCGGCGGCACCGTCCTCCTCGAACCCGTCAGCGGCGCCCCCAAGTACCCGCTCCTCACGGCCGAAGACGCGCTCAAGGTCATCGCCCGCGTCAAAGCGGAATCCGGCGCCGAGAACATCAAGCTCCTCGCGGATTTCTACCACCTGGCAGTCAATGGCGACGACGTCGCAGCCGTCATCGAAAAGCACGCAAAGGACTTCGGCCACATCCAGATTGCCGACAACCCCGGCCGCGGGGCTCCCGGAACCGGTGAGCTTCCCCTCGGCGAATGGATCGCCCGCAGCCGCGAACTCGGCTACGACGGCTACATCGGCCTCGAATACAAGGAACCGGCGGAAACCGCGTTCGCCTGGGCCATCCGCCAGCGCGTCGCCCGCTAA
- a CDS encoding 2-hydroxy-3-oxopropionate reductase: MSNVAVIGLGIMGLPMAINLVKAGHTVTGFNRSQDKIDKLVSEGGQGATSIADAVKDADVVITMVPDSPDVEGVVSGKDGVFANAKKGTLWIDASSIRPDVAKRLSDDAQEAGIRPLDAPVSGGEQGAINAALSIMVGGEAADFEAAQDVLNAVGKTIVHVGPSGSGQTVKAANQLIVAVNIQVLGEAIAFLEAYGVDTDAALKVLGGGLAGSKVLDQKGQKMLDRNFDPGFRLALHHKDLGIVTSAAREANVAVPLGAVVAQLVAATVNQGDGGLDHSGLFKQVLQLSGRK; this comes from the coding sequence ATGAGCAACGTTGCAGTCATCGGACTCGGAATCATGGGCCTGCCCATGGCCATCAACCTGGTCAAGGCCGGCCACACCGTCACCGGCTTCAACCGCAGCCAGGACAAGATCGACAAGCTCGTCTCCGAAGGCGGCCAGGGTGCCACGAGCATCGCGGACGCCGTCAAGGACGCCGACGTCGTCATCACCATGGTGCCGGACTCCCCCGACGTTGAGGGCGTAGTCAGCGGCAAGGACGGCGTCTTCGCCAACGCGAAAAAGGGCACCCTCTGGATCGACGCCAGCAGCATCCGCCCGGACGTTGCCAAGCGCCTCTCCGACGACGCCCAGGAAGCCGGCATCCGCCCCCTCGACGCCCCGGTATCCGGCGGCGAACAGGGCGCCATCAACGCCGCACTCTCCATCATGGTGGGCGGCGAGGCAGCTGACTTCGAGGCAGCGCAGGACGTCCTCAACGCCGTCGGCAAGACCATTGTCCATGTCGGCCCGTCCGGCTCCGGCCAGACCGTCAAGGCAGCCAACCAGCTGATCGTCGCCGTCAACATACAGGTCCTGGGCGAAGCGATCGCCTTCCTCGAGGCCTACGGCGTGGACACGGACGCGGCCCTCAAGGTCCTCGGCGGCGGCCTGGCCGGCTCCAAGGTCCTCGACCAGAAGGGCCAGAAGATGCTCGACCGCAACTTCGACCCCGGCTTCCGCCTCGCCCTCCACCACAAGGACCTCGGCATCGTCACCTCGGCAGCCCGCGAAGCCAATGTCGCCGTCCCCCTCGGCGCCGTCGTCGCACAGCTCGTCGCCGCAACCGTGAACCAAGGCGATGGCGGGCTCGACCACTCCGGCCTCTTCAAGCAGGTCCTGCAGCTCAGCGGCCGCAAGTAG
- the gcl gene encoding glyoxylate carboligase: MTKMRTVDAAVAILVKEGAIEAFGLPGAAINPFYSAMRKNGGVRHTLARHVEGASHMADGYSRAQDGNIGICIGTSGPAGTDMITGLYAAWADSIPMLCITGQAPVAKLHKEDFQAVDIQTIAAPVTKMSMTIMEPGQVPGAFQKAFQLMRSGRPGPVLLDLPFDVQMAEIEFDIDAYEPIVVQKPTASRKQLEKALDMLTAAERPLIVAGGGIINAGASAQLVELAELLNVPVIPTLMGWGTIPDDHVLMAGMVGLQTSHRYGNETMLASDFVIGIGNRWANRHTGGLDTYTAGRKFVHIDIEPTQIGRVFSPDLGIASDAGAALDGLIELARERQAAQSLPDYSGWVAECTARKGSLQRKTHFENVPIKPQRVYEEMNKAFGKDTTYVSTIGLSQIAGAQMLHVFGPRKWINAGQAGPLGWTAPAALGVVRGKPDETVVALSGDYDFQFMIEELAVGAQFNLPYIHVVVNNSYLGLIRQSQRGFEMEQNVSLAFENINSTDLSATAAGYGVDHIKVAEGLGCKAIRVENPADLPAAFDKAKALMGEFKVPVVVEVILEKITNISMGVEINAVNEFEDLAERGEDAPTAIIALLD; the protein is encoded by the coding sequence ATGACGAAGATGCGCACCGTTGACGCTGCCGTCGCGATCCTGGTAAAGGAAGGCGCCATCGAGGCCTTCGGCCTGCCAGGCGCGGCAATCAACCCGTTCTACTCGGCCATGCGTAAGAACGGCGGTGTCCGCCACACGCTGGCCCGCCACGTTGAGGGCGCCAGCCACATGGCCGACGGGTACTCCCGGGCCCAGGACGGCAACATCGGCATCTGTATCGGCACCTCCGGCCCTGCCGGCACGGACATGATCACCGGCCTGTACGCGGCCTGGGCGGATTCCATCCCCATGCTCTGCATCACCGGCCAGGCCCCCGTGGCCAAGCTGCACAAGGAAGACTTCCAGGCCGTGGATATCCAGACCATCGCCGCCCCCGTCACCAAGATGTCCATGACCATCATGGAACCGGGCCAGGTTCCGGGCGCCTTCCAGAAGGCCTTCCAGCTGATGCGCTCCGGCCGGCCGGGCCCGGTCCTGCTGGACCTGCCGTTCGACGTGCAGATGGCCGAGATCGAATTCGACATTGACGCCTACGAGCCCATCGTGGTCCAGAAGCCCACGGCCTCCCGCAAGCAGCTGGAGAAGGCCCTGGACATGCTGACCGCAGCCGAGCGCCCGCTGATCGTGGCCGGTGGCGGCATCATCAACGCCGGCGCCTCCGCGCAGCTGGTGGAACTGGCCGAACTGCTGAATGTTCCGGTCATCCCCACCCTGATGGGCTGGGGCACCATCCCGGACGACCACGTCCTGATGGCCGGCATGGTGGGCCTGCAGACCAGCCACCGCTACGGCAACGAGACCATGCTGGCCTCCGACTTCGTGATCGGCATCGGCAACCGCTGGGCCAACCGCCACACTGGCGGCCTGGACACCTACACGGCTGGCCGCAAGTTTGTGCACATCGACATCGAGCCCACCCAGATCGGCCGTGTGTTTTCGCCGGACCTGGGCATCGCGTCCGACGCCGGTGCGGCGCTGGACGGGCTGATTGAGCTGGCACGCGAGCGCCAGGCAGCGCAGTCCCTGCCGGACTACTCCGGCTGGGTTGCCGAGTGCACTGCACGCAAGGGTTCCCTGCAGCGCAAGACGCACTTCGAGAACGTGCCGATCAAGCCGCAGCGCGTGTACGAGGAAATGAACAAGGCGTTCGGCAAGGACACCACCTATGTGTCCACCATCGGCCTCTCGCAGATCGCCGGCGCACAGATGCTGCACGTCTTCGGCCCGCGCAAGTGGATCAACGCCGGCCAGGCAGGCCCCCTGGGCTGGACCGCCCCGGCCGCCCTGGGCGTGGTCCGCGGCAAGCCGGACGAGACCGTGGTTGCCCTGTCCGGTGACTACGACTTCCAGTTCATGATCGAAGAGCTGGCCGTGGGCGCGCAGTTCAACCTGCCGTACATCCACGTGGTGGTGAACAACTCGTACCTGGGCCTGATCCGCCAGTCGCAGCGCGGCTTCGAGATGGAACAGAACGTGTCCCTGGCGTTCGAGAACATCAACTCCACTGATCTCTCCGCAACCGCAGCGGGGTACGGCGTGGACCACATCAAGGTGGCCGAAGGCCTGGGCTGCAAGGCCATCCGCGTGGAAAACCCGGCGGACCTGCCGGCCGCGTTCGACAAGGCCAAGGCCCTGATGGGCGAGTTCAAGGTTCCCGTGGTGGTTGAAGTGATCCTGGAAAAGATCACCAACATCTCCATGGGTGTGGAAATCAACGCTGTGAACGAGTTCGAGGACCTGGCCGAACGCGGCGAGGACGCCCCCACCGCGATCATCGCCCTGCTGGACTAG
- a CDS encoding glycerate kinase produces the protein MRVVIAPDKFKGSLSAPDVASRLSAGLQSVVADLETTLIPVADGGEGTLDAAVGSGFTRRSATVTGPTGQPVRADFAVRGREAVIEMAAASGLALLPSVIQGGGPDSATATIATSLGTGELIRAALDLGCRKFILGVGGSANTDGGAGVLQGLGAVLLDAEDNELPGGGAALARLDRIDFSGLDVRLEDSRFTLASDVDNPLLGPSGAAAIFAPQKGAAPSDVVALDAALTNFVSVLAGEIGVRAEHAAVAPGAGAAGGVGYIAIAALAAARRPGIDVVLEFTELEQRLAGADLVITGEGSLDEQSLLGKTPMGVARAAARAGIPVIAVCGRSTLSPEQLAEAGFRAVHALTDFESNVEKCMAEAGPLLEELGKHIGVHLPASAARTDTKENVHV, from the coding sequence ATGCGTGTGGTCATCGCCCCGGACAAGTTCAAGGGCTCGCTGTCCGCCCCCGACGTCGCCAGCCGCCTGAGCGCGGGACTGCAGTCAGTTGTGGCGGACCTTGAGACCACACTCATTCCGGTGGCCGACGGCGGCGAGGGCACCCTCGACGCCGCCGTCGGCTCCGGCTTCACCCGCCGGAGCGCCACCGTCACCGGCCCCACGGGCCAGCCGGTCCGGGCCGACTTCGCGGTCCGCGGCCGGGAGGCCGTGATCGAAATGGCCGCAGCTTCCGGGCTCGCGCTGCTGCCCTCCGTCATCCAGGGCGGCGGCCCGGACTCCGCAACGGCTACTATCGCAACGAGCCTGGGCACCGGCGAACTGATCCGGGCCGCCCTGGACCTGGGCTGCCGCAAGTTCATCCTGGGTGTGGGCGGCAGCGCCAACACCGACGGCGGCGCCGGCGTACTTCAGGGCCTCGGGGCAGTGCTCCTGGACGCCGAGGACAACGAGCTCCCCGGCGGCGGGGCCGCGCTGGCCCGCCTGGACCGGATCGATTTCTCCGGCCTGGACGTCCGGCTGGAGGATTCCCGCTTCACCCTGGCATCCGACGTCGACAATCCCCTTCTGGGGCCCAGCGGCGCCGCCGCGATCTTCGCACCGCAGAAGGGCGCGGCACCGAGTGACGTCGTCGCGCTGGACGCGGCGCTGACGAACTTTGTCTCGGTCCTTGCCGGCGAGATCGGCGTCCGCGCCGAGCATGCCGCCGTCGCACCCGGCGCAGGTGCAGCCGGCGGTGTCGGCTACATTGCCATCGCGGCGCTGGCCGCGGCACGCAGGCCGGGCATCGACGTCGTACTCGAATTCACTGAACTGGAGCAGCGGCTGGCCGGCGCGGACCTGGTGATCACCGGCGAAGGCAGCCTGGACGAGCAGAGCCTGCTCGGCAAGACCCCCATGGGGGTGGCCCGCGCCGCGGCGCGCGCCGGAATCCCCGTGATTGCCGTCTGCGGCCGCAGTACGCTGAGCCCGGAACAGCTTGCGGAAGCCGGGTTCAGGGCAGTTCACGCCCTGACCGATTTTGAGTCCAATGTAGAGAAATGTATGGCCGAAGCAGGCCCGCTGCTTGAAGAATTAGGTAAGCACATCGGAGTGCACCTGCCCGCGAGTGCAGCGCGTACCGACACCAAGGAGAACGTCCATGTCTGA
- the allB gene encoding allantoinase AllB, which produces MSEETTPAAGSFDLVIRGQRILTTAGITAREVGIRDGVIVAIEPFGNGLTGAQVIDLADDETLIPGLVDTHVHVNEPGRTEWEGFASATRAAAAGGVTTIIDMPLNSIPPTTTVEGLKLKREVAEDQAFVDVGFWGGAVPGNKKDLRGLHDEGVFGFKCFLLHSGVDEFPHLEADEMEEDMAELKSFDSLMIVHAEDSHAIDRAPHPGGDHYETFLASRPRGAENKAIAEVIERARWTGARAHILHLSSSDALPMIASAKRDGVHLTVETCPHYLTLMAEEIPDGATAYKCCPPIREASNRELLWKGLQDGTIDCIVSDHSPSTLDLKDLENGDFAVAWGGVSSLQLGLSLIWTEARHRGITLEQVVSWMAEKPAALARLHNKGQLALGYDADFSIFAPDDAFVVDVTKLKHKNPITPYDGKALSGVVRKTFLRGNEIDGRTPSGKLIRRGGV; this is translated from the coding sequence ATGTCTGAAGAAACCACCCCGGCGGCCGGCTCGTTTGACCTCGTCATCCGCGGCCAGCGCATCCTCACCACCGCAGGCATCACCGCCCGCGAAGTAGGCATCCGCGACGGCGTGATCGTCGCCATCGAACCGTTCGGCAACGGCCTCACCGGCGCGCAGGTCATCGACCTGGCCGACGACGAAACCCTCATCCCCGGCCTCGTGGACACACACGTCCACGTCAACGAGCCCGGCCGCACCGAGTGGGAGGGCTTCGCCTCCGCCACCCGCGCAGCCGCCGCCGGCGGTGTCACCACCATCATCGACATGCCGCTGAACTCCATCCCGCCCACCACCACCGTGGAAGGCCTCAAGCTCAAGCGCGAAGTGGCCGAGGACCAGGCGTTTGTGGACGTCGGCTTCTGGGGCGGTGCCGTACCGGGCAACAAGAAGGACCTCCGCGGCCTGCATGACGAGGGCGTCTTCGGCTTCAAGTGCTTCCTGCTGCACTCCGGCGTGGACGAATTCCCGCACCTCGAAGCGGACGAGATGGAGGAGGACATGGCCGAGCTCAAGTCCTTCGACTCCCTGATGATCGTCCACGCCGAGGACTCCCACGCGATCGACCGCGCCCCGCACCCCGGCGGCGACCACTACGAAACGTTCCTGGCCTCCCGCCCGCGCGGCGCCGAGAACAAGGCCATCGCCGAGGTCATCGAGCGCGCCCGCTGGACCGGCGCCCGCGCCCACATCCTGCACCTCTCGTCCTCCGACGCGCTGCCCATGATCGCGAGTGCAAAGCGCGACGGCGTCCACCTCACCGTGGAGACGTGCCCGCACTACCTCACCCTGATGGCCGAGGAAATCCCCGACGGCGCCACCGCCTACAAGTGCTGCCCGCCAATCCGTGAGGCCTCCAACCGCGAGCTGCTCTGGAAGGGCCTGCAGGACGGCACCATCGACTGCATCGTCTCGGACCACTCCCCCTCCACCCTGGACCTGAAAGACCTGGAAAACGGCGACTTCGCCGTGGCCTGGGGCGGCGTCTCATCACTGCAGCTGGGGCTGTCCCTGATCTGGACCGAGGCCCGGCACCGCGGCATCACCCTGGAACAGGTGGTGTCCTGGATGGCGGAGAAGCCGGCCGCACTGGCCCGCCTGCACAACAAGGGCCAGCTTGCCCTCGGTTACGACGCGGACTTCTCCATCTTCGCGCCGGACGACGCTTTCGTCGTCGACGTCACCAAGCTCAAGCACAAGAACCCCATCACGCCCTACGACGGCAAGGCGCTCTCCGGCGTCGTCCGCAAAACGTTCCTTCGCGGCAACGAGATCGACGGCCGCACGCCCAGCGGCAAGCTGATCCGCCGCGGCGGCGTCTGA